TGATCTCGGCGAGATCGTCCCGGAAGCCGAGGAGCCGAACACGCCCGGTCAGGCCCTTCCGGTTGATCCGTGCTTCGAGCGCATCCGCGAGCGGCCCCTTCCCGAAGAAGCGCACCTGCAGGCCGGGGTAGCGATCCATCAACGGGGGCAGTGCCTCGACCAGATCGGCGTGCCCCTTGCGCTGAATCAGTTGGGCGACGACGCCGATCAGAAGCGCGTCCTCGGGCACCCCGAGCCGGGCGGCGATCGAGTCGCGCGCGCAGGGCCGGGCGTAGGCGGCATAGTCGACCGCGCTGCGCACGACCCGCAGCTTCGCGGCGGGGAGGTCCTCGGCAAGCAGCACATCGCCAATCCCCTCGGAGATGGCCACCACGCGGTCGAAGAGGCGGTACTTGAGCGCGACCAGCCAGCGCGGCTCGGGGTTGTCGACCCGGCGGGTGTGGATGACCGGCACACCGCTCAGGCGCGCCGCGATGCCGCCCATGACGTCGGCGCCGATGCGACTGTGCAGGTGTACCAGATCCGGTCGGCTCGCACGGATCAGGCGTCGCAGACGCATGACCATCGGCAGGTCCAGATCGCCGCGCATCCGAAGGCCATAGACCTGCGCAACGGGCGCAGCGGCCTCGGCCAGGGCACATCCGGCGGGGCAGGCGAGCAGATTCTCATGACTGCGCGCGTCGAGTCCACGCAACAGGTGCAGCACCTGATAGGCCCCGCCGTAGAGATGGCGTCCGCCTTCGACATGGAGGATCCTCACGGCGCAGCCCCGAGCACGCCGCGGGCTGCGTCCAGGATCTCCTCGACCGTGATCAGGCGCATGCAGGTGAAGGCACCGTCGCAGGTCGGGCGCCGTTTGCAGGGCGAGCAATCGAGCCTGTGATACAGCACCCGGGCGTTTCCGCGCGTGGTGTCGCGATAAGGACAGGTCGAGCCGAAGAGGAGCAGGCTCGGTGTGGCGAAGGCGATGCCCATATGGCCCAGACCGGTATCCACACCGATCAGGAGCGAGGCGCGCTCGATCAGGGCCGCGGCCTCGATGAGGCTGGTGCGGCCCGTTAGGTCGACCAAGGGGGTGTCGGCGGCATCGGCGATCCGTGTCGCCGCCTCGCGGTCCGCCGGACCGCCGAGCAGGACCGGCGTCAGGCCGAGATCCGCCTGGATGCGCGCCGCCAGCGGTGCCCAACGCTCCTCGATCCAGTGTTTTTGCGGACGCGTCGTGAAGGGGCAGAGCACCGCATAGCCGTCGCTCAGATCATGCTCGGCGATGACCCGCTCTGCGAAGTCCGCCTCCGCCTCGCCGTAATACACGGCCATCGCGAAGTCATCCGCCGGCAGACCCAAGGTCTGTGCCAGATAGAGATACTCCGAGCCGATACGCCGGGGATCTCCGCCGCGCTGAACGGTGCGGGTCATCAGCCATTGGCTGCCCTCGCGCGAGCCCAGACCGATCCGCTCGCGAGCACCCGAGAGCCGGGTCAAGGCGCCGCTTTTCAGCAATCCCTGCAGATCGATGGCGAGGTCGAAGCGACGCTCGCGCAGAGTCGTCCGCAGCGCCGCAATCCCAGACATCAGCTCGCGCAGACGCCGCTCGCGCCACAGGCGTCGCCAGTGACGGAGCGGACAGACGATGACCTCGTCCAGATCCGGGTGTCGGTCCAGCAGCGAGCGATACTCGGGCTGTACCAGCCAGGCGATGTGCGCCTGCGGATGGGCGCGTCGCAGGGCCGCGATCAGGGGCGAGGCGAAGACGATGTCGCCGATCGCGGAGAGCCTGACGATGAGGATCTTCATCCGCGGCCGTCTCCCGGCGGCTCCGTCAGCCGCGCGAGACGGAAGCTGTAGGCGGACCCTGCGAGCAGGATCCAGAAGACCATCCAGTCGCTGCGCACCACGCGATAGTTGAACAGATTCCAGATGAGCACGAACACGAGCGTCATCAGGAAAAGTCGGCAGAGGTCGGCGGGGAGGCGTCCGGCGCGACATTCGTCGCCGGTCGCACGCACCAGCGCCCAGACCAGCGCCACCGCCAGCAGCAGACCGATTGAGCCGAATTGAAACAAGGTCTCGGCATAGGCGTTGTGCAGATGCGGCAGCCAATTGACGTTGTCCAGGAGGGTGTCCGTGCGCCCGCTTGTTGCGATCCACTCGCGGCTGGTGCCCGCACCCCAGCCGAACCAAGGGCGTTCGCGCCATTTCTCAACGGTGAAGAGCAGGGCGTTCACGCGCAGGCCGACCGGATCGGAGGTCACCTCGGTCACATCGCCGCTCATCACCTGTTGCAAGGTTTCGGTCTGGTCCGTAAGCCGCATCCCGATGGTCTGATACTGGGTCGACAGGATGACCCCGAGGACGGCGACGACCAGCAGGATCGCCGCCCAACGTCGGCGTGTCGGTGTTGCCGTCGTCACCTGTCGCGCCCGCCATTCCAGCAGCATCAAGACCGTCAGACCGCCGAGAAAGCCGAGCCAGGAGCCGCGCGACTGCGACAGGAGCAGGCCCTCCAACAGGATCAGCAGCCAGACGGCCCAGAGCGTGATCGCGAGCCAACGCTGCCAGGGCCGATCCCGCACCGCCCAGAAGGCGCGCCGCGTCGCGAGGAGCCCAAGTGCGCCGAGCCCGGCGAACATCCCGAATGCGATCGCCGGCAGGTAGGACTCGAACCGAGTCGAGAAGAAGGCGGCGTCGAGGCTCGCCCAGTCGATCTTGCGAAAGGTCGCGAGGGTGAAGCCCGCGAGCCCGAGCAGCAGGACCAGACGCACCCGGTCCGGGCGTCCTGCGACCCAGTAGGCGAGCGGGATGAAGAGCAGCAGCTTCAGCCAGTCCGATCCGTTCTCGACAACCGCTTGTGCGAGCGCCGGGGTCGGCTGTAGGACATAGGCAATGGCGCTGTGCACGGCGACATAGAGGCCGAAGGCCAGGGCCGTCAGGGCGACCGGATCCCGTGCGAGCCGCCGCCAGGCGTCGAATCGGATCAGGAAGGCGAGCGTCAGCAGGACCAGACCGACGGTGGCCGGCGTGATCCCGAGCAGCCCGAAGAAGGCAAAGACATAGAGTCCGACGAGACCGGCGCGTGACCAACCGTCGGTGGGCACGATGCTCGGCATAAGGCGGGGCGTCTCGGGCAAGGGCTGCGTCTCGAAGGGTTCTCGGGTGAGGATGTCGGCTCGGGACAGGTATGATACGCGCGATCGCGGACCCGGGTGCACCGAGGCGCGGGCCTCGATGGATGTTTCGGTCCGTTCGCACCCGGAATCTCGGAAGCTCGGAAGCACGGAAGCTCGGAAGCATCGATCTGCGCTCGGTGCTCCGGCTGCAACGCCTGAAAAATTCGATATCCACCACAAGACTCGGCACGGTGCGACCGCCGTGTCGAGGACGATCAATGCCCGTCATCCCCCCGCCGGATCAACCCATCGCCGAAACCGTGCCGAATTCGGCATCGCGCCCGGTCTGCCTCTTCATCCCGAGCTTCGGCGATGGCGGGGTGGAGCGCATGATGGTCAACATCGCCCGCGGGATTGCCGATCAGGGTGTGCCGGTCGACTTCGTGGTCGGCCGTC
The sequence above is drawn from the Thiocapsa rosea genome and encodes:
- a CDS encoding glycosyltransferase family 9 protein, translated to MKILIVRLSAIGDIVFASPLIAALRRAHPQAHIAWLVQPEYRSLLDRHPDLDEVIVCPLRHWRRLWRERRLRELMSGIAALRTTLRERRFDLAIDLQGLLKSGALTRLSGARERIGLGSREGSQWLMTRTVQRGGDPRRIGSEYLYLAQTLGLPADDFAMAVYYGEAEADFAERVIAEHDLSDGYAVLCPFTTRPQKHWIEERWAPLAARIQADLGLTPVLLGGPADREAATRIADAADTPLVDLTGRTSLIEAAALIERASLLIGVDTGLGHMGIAFATPSLLLFGSTCPYRDTTRGNARVLYHRLDCSPCKRRPTCDGAFTCMRLITVEEILDAARGVLGAAP
- a CDS encoding O-antigen ligase family protein, with protein sequence MPETPRLMPSIVPTDGWSRAGLVGLYVFAFFGLLGITPATVGLVLLTLAFLIRFDAWRRLARDPVALTALAFGLYVAVHSAIAYVLQPTPALAQAVVENGSDWLKLLLFIPLAYWVAGRPDRVRLVLLLGLAGFTLATFRKIDWASLDAAFFSTRFESYLPAIAFGMFAGLGALGLLATRRAFWAVRDRPWQRWLAITLWAVWLLILLEGLLLSQSRGSWLGFLGGLTVLMLLEWRARQVTTATPTRRRWAAILLVVAVLGVILSTQYQTIGMRLTDQTETLQQVMSGDVTEVTSDPVGLRVNALLFTVEKWRERPWFGWGAGTSREWIATSGRTDTLLDNVNWLPHLHNAYAETLFQFGSIGLLLAVALVWALVRATGDECRAGRLPADLCRLFLMTLVFVLIWNLFNYRVVRSDWMVFWILLAGSAYSFRLARLTEPPGDGRG
- a CDS encoding glycosyltransferase, which produces MRILHVEGGRHLYGGAYQVLHLLRGLDARSHENLLACPAGCALAEAAAPVAQVYGLRMRGDLDLPMVMRLRRLIRASRPDLVHLHSRIGADVMGGIAARLSGVPVIHTRRVDNPEPRWLVALKYRLFDRVVAISEGIGDVLLAEDLPAAKLRVVRSAVDYAAYARPCARDSIAARLGVPEDALLIGVVAQLIQRKGHADLVEALPPLMDRYPGLQVRFFGKGPLADALEARINRKGLTGRVRLLGFRDDLAEIMPCLDLLVHPARMEGLGVSLLQAASAGVPIVASRVGGIPEAVRDGENGLLVPPGDIAALRAALEALLSDPERRRRLGAGGQALMAREFSIDAMVEGNLAVYRELLGEAAPRSEPG